The Geobacillus genomosp. 3 genome segment ACCGCTGAATGCGGCGTTCCGTGTTGGTGAACGTTCCCTCTTTTTCCAAGTTTGGCGCCGCCGGCAAGATGACATCAGCGAACTGCGCCGTTTTAGACAGGAAAATGTCTTGAACGACGACAAAATCAAGCTTTGCCAACGTCTCTTGCACGTGGTTGGCGTTGCAGTCGACAAGCGCCATATCTTCGCCGACGATGTACATCGCTTTCAGCTCGCCGCGCTCGGCCGCTTCAAGCATTTGAATGTTGTCAAGGCCCGGTTTCGCATCGATGCGGACGTCGTACGCCTGTTCAAATTTCGCCCGCGCCGCGTCGTCGGTCACATGTTGGTAGCCCGGCAGCCAGGAAGGGAGTGATCCCATGTCGCACGCCCCTTGGACGTTGTTATGGCCGCGCAACGGGAACGCGCCCGCCCCCGGACGGCCGTAGTTGCCGGTGGCCAACAACAAGTTGGAAATCGCCGCTGACGTATCGCTGCCTCCCGTGTTTTGTGTCACGCCCATGCCCCAAAGGACGCATGTGCCGTCCGCTTCATGGATCATTTCGGCGATGCGGATGAGATCGGCTTTGGTGATGCCGGTCACTTGTTCGGCATAGTCGAGTGTATATTTTTCCAAAAGTTGTTTAAACTCATCAAAGAAATGGACGCGTTCGCGAATGAACGCTTCATCATGCCAACCTTGGTCGATGATGTATTTCGTCACGGCCATCAGCCATACTTGGTCGGTGCCTTGTTTCGGACGGATGAACAAATCAGCCCGCTCAGCCATTTCATTGCGGCGCAAATCGGCGACAATAAGTTTTTGGCCAAACAGTTTATGCGCCCGTTTGACGCGGGTGGCGATGACCGGGTGCCCTTCCGCCGGGTTCGCGCCGATGATGATGACAAGGCCGGCCGAGGCGATGTCATGAATCGTGCCTGAGTCGCCGCCCATGCCGACCGTGCGGAACAAGCCGTCGGTTGCCGGCGATTGGCAATAGCGCGAACAGTTGTCGACGTTGTTCGTTTCAAACACTTGGCGCGCCAGTTTTTGCATTAAATAGTTTTCTTCGTTGGAAATTTTCGATGACGAAATAAACCCGATGGCGTTGCCGCCGTATTGCCGCTTGATCGCGCCCAGTTTTTCGGCGACGAGATCGAGCGCTTCGTCCCACGTCGATTCGACGAACACATCGTCTTTGCGGATGAGTGGTTTGGTCAGACGTTCCTCGCTATTGACAAAATCCCAGCCGAACTTTCCTTTGACACATGTGGAAATGGCGTTGACCGGCGCTTCGGAAACCGGCTGGATTTTTAAAATCTTCCGCCCTTTCGTCCAGACTTCAAACGAACAGCCGACACCGCAGAACGTGCAAACCGTTTTCGTCTTTTTGATTCGCTGTTCACGCATGGCGGCTTCAATTTCGGAAACGGCGAAAATGGCGGTGTAGTTCGGCTCCACCTCTTTGACAAACTCGATCATTGGGTTGAGCACGTCCTTGTCCAGCCCTGTCATAAACCCGGCTTCGCCGAGCATCGATTTTTCCATTAACGCGTTGCACGGGCAGACGGTGACGCAATGTCCGCAGCTGACGCATGACGACTCGTTGATCGGCACCCCGCCGTCCCACACCACGCGCGGCCGCTCGGCGCTCCAGTCAATGGACAGCGTCTCATTCACTTGCAAGTTTTGGCACGCTTCCACGCATTGCCCGCAGGCGATGCATTGGTTCGGGTCATAGCGGTAAAACGGATGCGACATGTCGACTTCGGACGGGTCGACTTTCGGGCGGTACGGATACGTTTGATGTTCAATTTGCATCATTTCCGCGGTGTTGTGGAGCTTGCAGTTGCCGTTGTTGTTGTCGCACACTGTACAGTACAAGAGATGGTTTTCCAACAGGCGGTCCATCGCTTCTTTTTGCGCTGCTTTTGCCCGCGGCGAGCCGAGTTCGACGGTCATGCCGTCCTCAACCGGCGTCGCACAGGCGCGAAGAAGTGTTCCGTTAACTTCAGCGATGCACGTGTCGCACGTCTGAATGGCGCCAAGCTCCGGCGTGTAACAAACTTGCGGATGTGAGAGGCCGTGTTCATTGACGGCTTCTAAAATGGTCATCCCGGGCTTGGCGAGGTAGGCACGCCCGTTGATGGTGATCGTCACCATTTGCGCTTCCATGATCGTTCCCCCTTTGTCAAAATAAAAAACTCCACCCGCGACGAGACGAATGCTTCATCGTGGTGGAGTAGTTCTTTAGCATGGCGGTACTAAACAACCAACCCAGCATCTGCTAGAATCGTAGAAAAATAACAAGGCGACGTTCGGCCTTATTATTTTTCCACTATGTATACATTTGCTATGATTTATTATAGTATGGCCGGGTGGAGAACACAATGGATTCGCAAGAAGTTTTTCAAGCGCTGACGAAAGGATGGGGTGCGGATGTCAAAAAAGGAAGCCGCTTTCAACGATATTGTGCGCAAGGTGCGCAAACAGTTGTTTGGCAAAGGTCCGGAACGGATTAAAACGTATTTTGTCGATAACTTGGCGATTTCCATTTTGCACGGCAATTTGACGCCGACGGAGAAATTTATCGCCCGCACGCCGGAAGGACGGGACATGGTGCATGCGGCAAGAACAAAAATGATTCAAGACGTGTACGCCCAGCACGTGCCGGATGGCATGGAAGAGCTTGTCGGTTCGAAGCTGCTTCACTTGTTCAGCGACATTAAAATCGAGGAAGATATGGCCGTTTCGGTATTTGTATTTGAAAAGCCGATTGAATTGTGACGATTTTGTGAACAAAAACAATTGTTTTTCGCCGCTGTTCATGATATGCTTATCAATAGATTCGCGATATGGAAAAGAGGAGAAGCCTTGCCGGCTAAACGGTTTTGCCCGCTTGGCAGGCAGGTTTCGGAAACGGATGTGCGTTGGTTTCGCTGCAGAAATGCTGGGCGCAAACTACCGCCGCTTTTCGCAGGCAGAAGGATGATTCGCCTTCTGGATCGAAAGGCGGCGGTTTTATTTTGGACTAGGGAGGAGGGGAATTGGTTGGACGGGGTTGCGGCAAAAAGAAGGACTATTGTCAAATACCGCAATGGGCAGCTGGCCGGGGAGGAAGATCAGATCGCGCTTGAGTTTCCGCTGACAGTGGTAGTCAATGGTGAGGAGTTTGCGACGATCGTCTGCACACCGGAGTATGTCGACGAACTTGTCACCGGTTTTTTGGCGTCTGAAGGGGTGATTCGTGTAAACGATGACATGAAAGGAATGACGATCGACGAAGACCGGGGTTTCGCGTATGTGGAACTCAGCTCGGGCGGACTGCCGGCGAAACAGTTTTACGCGAAACGATTCATCGGCTCATGCTGTGGAAAAAGCCGGCAATTTTATTTTTACAATGACGCGAAAACCGCTAAGACGATTGTTGGCGGCATTACCGCCAAGGCGGATGACTGTCTGCGCTTAATGAAAGCGCTGCACGAGCAGTCGCTTGATTTTGCGGCAACCGGCGGCCTTCATAATGCGGCACTGGCCACGCCTAATGGGATTGTCGCCATCCGCTCTGACATCGGTCGCCACAATGCGCTCGATAAATTGTACGGTTACTGCCTGCGCCAGCGGGTGGTGATGAAAGATAAGCTTATTGTATTCAGCGGACGCGTTTCGTCGGAAGTGCTCTTGAAAGTGGCAAAAATGGGCGTAAGCATTCTGTTGTCGAAATCGGCACCGACGACATTGGCGCTTGATTTGGCGGACGAACTTGGAATTACCGTTGTCGGCTTTTTGCGCGGACGGGAGTTTAATGTATATACGCATGAACATCGAATCGTAGTGGAATGAAGGGGGAGGAGAAGCCATGAAAAATCGTTGGCTTATTGCGCTTTCTGCTGTTGGCATCCATATCTCGATAGGATCTGTGTATGCATGGAGCAATTTTACCAATCCATTAAAACAGTTGTTTGGATGGTCCGATCAGGAAGTAGCGCTCACGTTCAGCATTGCGATTTTATTTTTAGGATTGTCGGCTGCGTTCCTCGGTCATTTTGTTGAAAAACATGGGCCGCGGAAATCTGGGCTGTTGGCTGCCATCTTCTTTGGCCTTGGAGTGACGGGTTCCGGCTTGGCTGTTGCGCTTGGCTCGAAATATCTCTTGTATTTGTTTTACGGCGTGTTGGGAGGAATCGGCCTCGGTGTCGGATACATTGCGCCAGTATCGACGCTTGTGAAATGGTTTCCGGATCGCCGGGGCTTGGCTACCGGGCTTGCCATTATGGGATTTGGTTTTGCAGCAGCGATCGCGAGTCCAGTCATGAACAGCCTTATTACTTCCGTGGGCGTGCAAAATACGTTTTTCATTTTAGGCGTTACATACTTTCTCATTATGACTGCGTCTTCTCTTTATTTGGAAAAGCCGCCAGAGGGGTGGCTCCCGGAAGGATTTAAGGAAAAAGTGAAAGAAGGAAAGGCTAAGCCTTTGCTCGATTTAGCGCAACTGACTGCCAACGAAGCTGTAAAAACAAGACGATTTTGGTATTTATGGATTATGCTGTTTATTAACGTTACATGCGGGATCGCCATTTTAGCAGTTGCCAAACCGCTGGCGGTGGAAAGTATCGGCATCAGCCAAACGGCCGCTGCGGCATTAGTGGGGGCTATTGGCGTATTTAATGGATTAGGACGCATCGGTTGGGCGTCGGCCTCTGATTATATTGGGCGTCCGAACACATATACCACATTTTTCGTCTTACAAATCGTCATTTTCTTCCTGTTGCCGAATGTATCGATCAAATGGTTGTTTGTCATTATGTTGACAATTGTCTATACGTGCTATGGAGGCGGCTTTTCCTGTATTCCGGCGTATATCGGCGATTTGTTTGGCACCAAACAACTGGGTGCGATTCATGGTTATATTTTGACTGCTTGGGCAGCGGCCGGGCTTGTGGGGCCGATGTTTGCCGCGTATATTAAGGACACGACCGGCTCTTATGAAGGTAGTTTGGCCTTTTTTGGCGGTTTGTTTGTTATCGCTTTCATCGTTTCATTGCTCGTGCGCACTGATATTCGCCGATTGCGCGCCCAACATGAGCAAATTGTCTATGTTTCTGCCGCTAAAGAAAGTTAAGAACGATTTCCTTCTGTATTTTCCCCGGCATGCGGCATGCCGGGGGTTTTTGGTATAATGGGGTGGACAATAGGCATCATGGAGGAAAGACAGTGAAAATCACAACGTGGACTAAACGATTTTCGGCGCGTGAGTTTCAGCGCGATTTGCTTGAGTGGTTCGCCCGTGAGCGCCGCGACTTGCCGTGGCGCCAAGACCGCGATCCATACAAAGTATGGGTGTCGGAAGTGATGCTGCAGCAGACGCGCGTCGAGACGGTTATCCCGTATTTTGAAAAGTTTATGGAACAGTTCCCGACGCTTGAGGCGCTCGCCGAGGCTGAAGAAGACGAAGTGCTGAAGGCGTGGGAAGGGCTTGGCTACTACTCGCGCGTCCGCAATTTGCACGCGGCGGTCAAGGAAGTGAAGGAGCGGTATGGCGGGAAGGTGCCGGATACTCCGGAGCAGTTTTCGAGGCTAAAGGGAGTCGGGCCGTACACAGTCGGGGCGGTGTTGAGTCTCGCCTACGGCGTGCCGGAGCCGGCGGTGGACGGCAATGTCATGCGCGTGTTGTCGCGGTTGTTTTTCGTGACAGACGATATTGCGAAGCCATCGACGCGAAAACGGTTTGAACAAATCGTCCGCGAAATCATGGCGTACGAAAATCCCGGGGCGTTCAACGAAGCATTGATTGAGCTTG includes the following:
- the fdhD gene encoding formate dehydrogenase accessory sulfurtransferase FdhD; amino-acid sequence: MDGVAAKRRTIVKYRNGQLAGEEDQIALEFPLTVVVNGEEFATIVCTPEYVDELVTGFLASEGVIRVNDDMKGMTIDEDRGFAYVELSSGGLPAKQFYAKRFIGSCCGKSRQFYFYNDAKTAKTIVGGITAKADDCLRLMKALHEQSLDFAATGGLHNAALATPNGIVAIRSDIGRHNALDKLYGYCLRQRVVMKDKLIVFSGRVSSEVLLKVAKMGVSILLSKSAPTTLALDLADELGITVVGFLRGREFNVYTHEHRIVVE
- a CDS encoding OFA family MFS transporter, which translates into the protein MKNRWLIALSAVGIHISIGSVYAWSNFTNPLKQLFGWSDQEVALTFSIAILFLGLSAAFLGHFVEKHGPRKSGLLAAIFFGLGVTGSGLAVALGSKYLLYLFYGVLGGIGLGVGYIAPVSTLVKWFPDRRGLATGLAIMGFGFAAAIASPVMNSLITSVGVQNTFFILGVTYFLIMTASSLYLEKPPEGWLPEGFKEKVKEGKAKPLLDLAQLTANEAVKTRRFWYLWIMLFINVTCGIAILAVAKPLAVESIGISQTAAAALVGAIGVFNGLGRIGWASASDYIGRPNTYTTFFVLQIVIFFLLPNVSIKWLFVIMLTIVYTCYGGGFSCIPAYIGDLFGTKQLGAIHGYILTAWAAAGLVGPMFAAYIKDTTGSYEGSLAFFGGLFVIAFIVSLLVRTDIRRLRAQHEQIVYVSAAKES
- a CDS encoding DUF2294 domain-containing protein, which codes for MSKKEAAFNDIVRKVRKQLFGKGPERIKTYFVDNLAISILHGNLTPTEKFIARTPEGRDMVHAARTKMIQDVYAQHVPDGMEELVGSKLLHLFSDIKIEEDMAVSVFVFEKPIEL
- the fdhF gene encoding formate dehydrogenase subunit alpha, which produces MEAQMVTITINGRAYLAKPGMTILEAVNEHGLSHPQVCYTPELGAIQTCDTCIAEVNGTLLRACATPVEDGMTVELGSPRAKAAQKEAMDRLLENHLLYCTVCDNNNGNCKLHNTAEMMQIEHQTYPYRPKVDPSEVDMSHPFYRYDPNQCIACGQCVEACQNLQVNETLSIDWSAERPRVVWDGGVPINESSCVSCGHCVTVCPCNALMEKSMLGEAGFMTGLDKDVLNPMIEFVKEVEPNYTAIFAVSEIEAAMREQRIKKTKTVCTFCGVGCSFEVWTKGRKILKIQPVSEAPVNAISTCVKGKFGWDFVNSEERLTKPLIRKDDVFVESTWDEALDLVAEKLGAIKRQYGGNAIGFISSSKISNEENYLMQKLARQVFETNNVDNCSRYCQSPATDGLFRTVGMGGDSGTIHDIASAGLVIIIGANPAEGHPVIATRVKRAHKLFGQKLIVADLRRNEMAERADLFIRPKQGTDQVWLMAVTKYIIDQGWHDEAFIRERVHFFDEFKQLLEKYTLDYAEQVTGITKADLIRIAEMIHEADGTCVLWGMGVTQNTGGSDTSAAISNLLLATGNYGRPGAGAFPLRGHNNVQGACDMGSLPSWLPGYQHVTDDAARAKFEQAYDVRIDAKPGLDNIQMLEAAERGELKAMYIVGEDMALVDCNANHVQETLAKLDFVVVQDIFLSKTAQFADVILPAAPNLEKEGTFTNTERRIQRFYQALEPLGDSKPDWWIIQEIAKRLGADWHYAGPNEIMDEIASLAPLYSQAHYDRLEGWNSLCWGSHDGADTPLLYKERFNFPDGKARFALADWVEPVQYPEEYDLLVNNGRLLEHFHEGNLTYKSKGIQHKFPEIFVEVSPELAKERGIHDGALVRLISPYGRVKMRVLVTDRVRGNELFLPMHSTANESAINILTGPQTDHRTNTPAYKQTRVRMEVIERSGETPLPRTNPRFKRRHPQNGVEVERKWQRRDYVPLTDEEKGVKVGG
- the mutY gene encoding A/G-specific adenine glycosylase produces the protein MTTWTKRFSAREFQRDLLEWFARERRDLPWRQDRDPYKVWVSEVMLQQTRVETVIPYFEKFMEQFPTLEALAEAEEDEVLKAWEGLGYYSRVRNLHAAVKEVKERYGGKVPDTPEQFSRLKGVGPYTVGAVLSLAYGVPEPAVDGNVMRVLSRLFFVTDDIAKPSTRKRFEQIVREIMAYENPGAFNEALIELGALVCTPRRPSCLLCPVQSHCRAFAEGVPEELPVKTKKTAVKQVPLAVMVLIDEGGRILIRKRDHTGLLANLWEFPSCEMNGEGDKETLEKMFLNEQGFKIKLEEPIASFDHAFSHLVWKLTVFYGHLLDGGRVEKPYRLVSERELEAYAFPVSHQRVWREYKEQAGDARRLP